The sequence below is a genomic window from Paenibacillus sp. DCT19.
AAATAGGCCTTCGTCAATGCCTTGCTGTGCATAGTAGTCAGACAGATAGATCACATCTACGCTGGATGTACCCTGACGGATTTTGTTCAAGCGCTCAGCATTGTTGCCCACTTCCAGCACGATATCTACATTATGTTCTTTTTCAAATGGACCAAATACTTCTTGATTGAAGAAATCTTCCGAGAAACCCCATGTGGAGATAACCAGTTTCGTTGGAGCTGTTCCTCCATTGCCTGATCCGCCTGCTGCATCATCTGTGCTGCTGCCACAACCTGCAAGTAATACCGAAGTCATCGCTACTGTCGCCAAACCACTAATCCATTTTTTCATCATGATCTTAATCCCCCTGATATGTGTGATTTATAACGCAATTTATGAAGTTGAATTAGCTTGATAACACAATTAACGAAGAAATCAGAAAGGACCTGAAGAAGCAAAGCGTTCGTATTATCACCAGATTCCGCCTCCAGAAAGAGTATTCATAGGAATCAGGGGATAACGACGATCGAAAGGTTTTCTGTTTTCGGAGCATTTGTGTTATGACAGGGCTAATTCAACTTAAAAAAACAAAAAGAAAAGCATTCTTGTGTGAACAAGAACACTTTTCTTCGTAAACAAAGGAAAGCGACACCCGTAGCCGGTACATCATCGGTTTCTGCTTCAGAATCAATCCAAAGACAGACGCCATCGTATGAAATTGTCAGAATCCATATGAATCTCAGGTACAAAGGCAGTATGCATCAACAGGAAAACCCCACTAATCCATCTATGCTTGTTCCAAAATCACATTGGTAATGGCCCACTGCGTGGACGCATCATAATCCCTTAAAACAGCTTCAATTGGCAAACCCATGTGTTGCTCTAACTTCTCCCTGAATTTCTTCTTATATAAGACAGACATGCGGAAGTCCACTTCCAGCTTCAAGCCGGGGGCCTCCCCTTCCAGGGCGTCAGAGCGTGGCGAACGTCGGTGCTTCGCGAAGAAGGTTACAATATTCTGATCTACGGTCACTCTCAGGAGAGTTGTCCCGAAGCCGAACAGTTCCTTCGATATTTCATTATAGTATTGGCACATCTTTTTCTTGCTCTCATTACTGTCCAGCAGTTCCATGAACTCACCTACATCATTTACTACCGTACATTAAACGTATTAACACGTCTGATTATACATAAATGTTCTGTGTTGGGCAACCCAAAAGATGAACTTCACCTACAAATATCTCATAAAAGCGAACATTACATGAATTGAAACGTATTTATATCTGTACTTAACGTGATTGAACAAAGGATTGAACTGGTAAAAGTATACCCGCAGACTACGTTCTCTATCCATTACATTCGCTGCAGAAAGAACGATCATACTTACGATGGACATAAACTGTACAAGAACTAAATATGATCATAAATACAAACTTCATTTTCATAAATCCCTTGTAGAATTCAATGGAAGTCATGGACAAACTTCCACATTAACCCTTAAAATAAGACAAAATGTCTAAATAAATGAAATGGAGGCTTATATCATGAAATGCCCAGTATGTAATCATGAAAATGAAAATGCTAGCTTTTGCGAGAGGTGCGGATCGAACCTGACCGAGGTTGCTTCGACTTCTTCCCCTGCTGGCGCTTCACCAGATTACGAATCTGCTGCTGCATCGGAGTCCGAATATACGCGTTGGTCAAGTAAACAAGACTCTCCTAATCATGCACCTCAAGATTCCAGCTCGAATACATCAGCACCCATTCCAATTCGGCAACCGCAAGAACAAGCGCACACTACCGAAAATCAGGCATCCGGTGATCAACAGAACAATCAATGGAACAATATGATGCAAAATGAGAAAGTTCAGCAAGCCAAAGAAGTAAGCAAACAATATGCATCTTATTTCCTTAGCGTTCTTGTTCGTCCTTACCAAGCAATGAAGAGCGTTGGTGAACAGCACTCATTCAATGGATGGTTGACGATGGCTTTAATCGCAGTTTTATCCTCTACATACTTCTTAATTGCCTTTAGCTCTATGGAAATTCCCGGCATATTCATAAGTGGGTTCATCAGACCTCTCTTGCTTACAGCCATCATGCTAATTATTGCGGTAGCGTTAATGTATATCATTTTGAAAGTGGAGAAGCTTACGTTCCGTCCCAAAATTCTCGTAGCCCAGTACGGCGCATTATTGGTTCCAGCAGTGGCTGCACTCGTTCTGGCGAACGTGTTCACGATCATTTCCTTCTCCTTCTCACTGTATTTTGTCGCGATTGCTTACATCATCGTCATTGTAGGCATGAATGCGGTTGTGTTCCAATATCCATTGAATCGTTCCAAAGCCGCAATCGACAGCATCTATACGGTGCTCATTGCCAACATCGTGCTAGTCTATGTCGTATATCGTTTGCTCTTGGAGACATTGCTTAGCATCCTGAGCTTGTTCTACTCTTCGTTCTGGCGGATGTAGTCCTCTCCCTAGAGGTAATCGATGATCAATATGGCATTTCAAAAGGTTCTCTTGCTTCGGCAACGAGAGCCTTTTTGTTATAACTATAGAGCAACTATAGTGTGGAACAGGACATATGATGAACTTGAAACTTGAATTCACTTTGAAAAACATGTCATGTATATCGCACAAAGATTGCACGATCCACATGATTACACTATAATGTGTAGTGTAAATTTGATATGATTTTATTTACGTATTGGACATCTAAGGAAGATGCCCATCCACCTTTCGCTCTCGCATCTAATCTGCGGTACATCTCGGTGTACTGGATCGGAAATAGAGTGTGTAACGCCATTAACACTACGATATGTAGTGTTAATGAATGATGATTTTATTTTAACGAAGAAAGAAGAGGATACTTATGGATCCACATATGGATCACATGCAGATGAATCACGAGGCGGGTACATCCTACCTGTGGCTCATCATCGGCGCAGTCATTCTGTTGTTGTCTATCGTCGCCTACGTCTGGGCTTCACGCACGCAAGGTTCGATTGTCGCCCATATGAAGAAGGATGAGCGAGCCATCGTGAAAAGGAAAAGTCGAACCATTCGGATCACAGCGCACGCTATGCTCGGAGTATCCATCGTGGTGATCGCTCTCTTCTTCATGCAGGGTGCCTTTACCAAATACATTGTTGCAGATCTGAACGCCAATGCCACCATTGATGTGACGGATGATCCGTACTATGGAGCCAGCCATACGGAAGATCCGATCAACTATGAGATGACCATTCCAACCTCAGGGCCTCATAATCCACATGATATCAAGTTTGGGTTCTATACCGATTTCCCCGGTTATCCCTATCTGGTGCACAATCTGGAGCACGGGGATATCATTATTTATTATCGTGAAGATGCAACCGATCAGCTCAAGGATCACCTGAAGTACCTAACGAAGTTTCGTGAAGCAGGGGCAGGAATTCTTGCTGTCCCTAACAAGGACATTCCCGAAGGCAGCGAGGTCGTTGTGACCGCCTGGACGAAGACGATGAAACTCGCCACGTTTGACGATGCGAAGGTGGGTGCTTTTATTCAAAAATACATCAATCAAGGCCCCGAAAAGATCCCAGCCTCAATTCGCCAAGGCGGAGGAACGATGTAACATTTTACAGTTTGCATCTGATCAGGATAAACAAGCTCCCGAATGAACTGCATTCGGGGGCTAATTCTTTATCTATAAAATGCCGATATTTGAAGGTGTACGCCTATTTCATGGCACCTACCTTTTTGAACACGCATATGAAGCTGGCATATTGAATACAGCAATACACATACATATTCGTTTTATCCATGTTCAACCCAGCACAATGCACGTCTGATCCATATGTTGATAGTCGTTTCAATAGTGATCCATAGCTACAACCTTTACCGCTAAAAAGGGGGAGTAATACAACTAATGAACAGTTTGTTTATGCGTATCTTTTTGTTTTTTTCATGTCTCATGTTAGCGGCTGGAGCCGTGCTTGGTGTGACGATGTACCGTTCATCCGCTGAACTTGTTGAACAATCTATGGGAATGCAGGCTCAGGCGGTTGCCGAACGAGCTGCACAATCCATTGACGTGGCTCAATATGCACCACTCAGTACGGGACAGAATGAAACTGACTACTACGGAACCCTGCGCGAACAGCTTAGCCAGCTTCGTGAAGCCAATGGACTGAAGTATCTGTACACTCTTGGTAAACGGGAAGAGAACGGAACAGCCACGTATTATTACGTGGTCGACGGTGTGGCTGCTGACGTTTCGGAGGATGATTTTTCACCTTATGGATCAGTAGAAGAAACGCAATATGAAGGTATGCTGCAGGCTTTTGCCAATAACGAGTCTGTGCATGGGGAACTTACGCAGGACGAGTATGGAGCAACGATTACTGCCTATGTCCCAATTCACGGTACAAACGGGGAAGTGCTTGGTGTTGTGGGTGCGGATCTAGACTCCACAGCGGTCTATGACCTGATGACACGGAATCGTATGACGATGATCTGGACAGCACTTGTCATTGTCTTGCTCAGCGTATTACTTGTATATGGATTCGCTCATTACCTCACACGCCCTCTCGTCAGACTCAAGAAGATCATCGCCCAAGTAGGAAAAGGCGATCTAACGGTCGATGTGGAGTTAGGACGTAAGGATGAGGTTGGTCAGCTCGCTACCGAGTTTAAACATCTCGTCACCGATACCCGCAATGTGATGGCAGGTATTCGCAAAAGCTCCGATTCCTTGCTCAAAGCCGCCGAAGGTGTATCGGTTCACTCCAGAGCAACGGCCGAAGCCAGCCAGCGGATTGCCAAGCATACCGATCATACGGCTCAGGGAGCCACTGAACAGGTTGCCCGGGCGGGCGAAGTGACGATTGCGATGGAGGAAATTACACGTAGTATGCAGCATATCGCTCACTCCGCGTCGCTCGTTGCGGGTGTATCCCAGGAAACAACCCTTAATGCGGTGCAAGGACAAGCGAACATTAACACGGCGATTGATCGGATGGACAAAATCCATCAAGCGAACACGCAGATGTCCCTATCCACCTTGCAGCTGGAGCAGTACTCCAGCAAGATTGAATCTGTTGCTCTGCTGATGAAAGGCATTGCGTCCCAGACCAGTTTGCTTGCGCTCAATGCCAGCATTGAAGCTGCTCGTGCTGGAGAACATGGCAATGGATTCGCCGTGGTGGCTTCCGAAGTGCGTAAGCTCGCCACCGAATCTGAGCAGTCTTCCCTGCATGTGTCCGAGTTAATTGCAGAAATCACACACCAAACTCAAGTCTTGTCTGAGCATATGAGTGCAAGTACAACCGAAGTCCAATCAGGACTCGTCGTTGTACAGGAAGCAGGTCGTTCGTTCACTTCAATCCATTCTGGAATTGATACGATCAACGAACGTTTACATGAGGTGTCTGCTGCTTCAGAACAGCTCTCTGCGAGTGCAGAAGAAATTTCAGCCTCTGTCGAGAATATGGAGCACATCTCGCGTGAATCCTCATCCAGCATTCAAGAGGTGTCTGCCGCAACTGGCGGCCAATTGCAATCGATGGGTGAGATCAGCGCGTCAGCTGAGAGTCTACGTGTATTGTCCAGTGAATTGAACGGACTGATTGCCCGCTTCAAGATATAGAGCGGGACAACAAGCTTTGCATGAAGAGCTGCGCTTCCATGCGAAATAAGCCGCCCAGCAGAGAAAGGAATTCATTCCTCTCTGCTGGGCGGCTTATTGTATTTAATTAGATGGAGACTCGCCTATGGGCTGTCCGAATTAATAACGCTGCGGAGCAGCTTTTTTGCCCAGATCCGTCATGTAAGTAAAGAATGCTTCTGGATCGGTATCGTACACCAATTGTACTGGACGTCCGTCTGCCTGCTCTACAGTGCGACCTTGGCTAGGCCCATCCGGGATCACGATGCAGTTTACCGTTTTCTTCTTCACGATATCCTCGCGACCTACGGAAGCTGTTGTCAGTACATCCCACAGATAATACGTGGAGTTCGTCTCACTGTACACCAGTGGAGGACAACCTGCATAACAGTTACCCAAGAAATCCACACCCTCGAAGCGACGTTCTGCGGCCCAGCGGTTACGAACTGCTGGCGTGAGAGGTACTTTGTTCGTGCTTTCAAGTGCAACCAGATCAATCTGAATGCCGCTTTCCCATACACGATATGCTGCCTCTGGGTCCCAGAATACGTTCCATTCTGCTGTACCATCATGTTCTGGCTCTTCGACGTTACCTTTTTCAAACGTACCGCCCATCCACACCAGCTTGTCGATTTTCTCTTCAATGTCTGGTGCTTCATCCAGCGCACGCGCAAGATCAGTCAACGGTCCAGTGAACAGAAGCAATGTTTTGCCTTCGGTATTACGAACCTTTTCAATCAAGTGCTTATGTGCAGGAAGAGTGGATAATGGAGCTTCCATTTTGCCAGACTCGTTCAATACTGGAAGTGCATCTACATAGAAGGAGTGCAATCTCCATGCTGCCGGGAATGGGTTCTTCCCTCTGGAATTCGACTTGGACACTTCTACGGAATAGGTTCCGAAACGATCAATTATTTTGCGACTGGCATCCGTTGCTGGCTCCAGATATCCATCTGCCGGAATAACAGATACCCCGGTTACATTCACATTATCCATTTGCAGAAGCATGAACAGCGATACGAGGTCATCCACACCGCCGTCATGGTTAAAGTACACATTAAGTTGATTCGTCATGCTAGCTTTCATCCTTCCCCTGGTTGTCTCATTGTTGTTCATTACATTCGGCCATGCTAGACCAACGTTCACTCTATTATGTCCCAAAACTTGTGTGTACGTAAACCTTCCTGCCCAAAGAGAGCGCTTCTCGTCCTTAGATCTACCTCATATTTTACAGTTCCACCATTCCATCACAGATTAGGTGATAGAAACTGGACAACGTACCTATATCATCATTCAAAAAAACATGGACAGCGGTTAGATCGTAACCGCCATCCATGCTATATAACCGAGTCATAGGATAGAGATTAAACCTGCTTCTCTTCCTGTTTCTCCGCAATCGGAACGTATTTGCCTGGCCAAAATGCCCATTTTCCTAGCAATGTCGTAATTGCTGGTACCATGAATGGACGCACCAGGAACGTATCCAGCATTACACCTACAGCCGTAATAATCCCGAACTGCACTAATACCTGGATCGGCAATGTTGCTAGTACCGCAAACGTTCCTGCCAAGATCAGACCCGCAGAGGTGATGACCGATCCGGTCTCGCCTACACCTTCCTTAATGGCTTGGCGAAGCGGCATCGTTTTGCGTTTCTGCCAGATGCTTGAGATCATGAAGATGTTGTAGTCTTCACCCAGTGCCACAAGGAATACGAAGGAATACAGCGGAATCGCTCCTTGAATCGCATCGGCGCCAAGCCCGTAATGGATGATGAGCCACCCCAGTCCCAGTGCTGAGAAAAAGGATAGAACGACAGTTGCAATTAGATATGCTGTTGCGACTACAGAACGCAGGTAGAGCAGCAATAACAATGTAATCATGCCGATGACCACCGGAATAATGATCTTGGCATCTCGCTCTCCAGCTACTTCAATGTCATATTGCTCAGCCGTCTGACCATCAATCCATACGTGCGTATCTGCGTTTGATATTCCCGCATCTTTCAATGCCTGTTCGGCCGTTGCTCGAAGATCTGGAATGTGCTGCATTGCTTCCATCGAGTACGGATTCAGATTGAACTCTACATCATAGGCTGTAATGTTCGCATTCTCCGCACCCTGCTGTGCATAGCCAACTTTACTTACATAATCGAGTGCTTCAAGTTTGGATTGTAGATCCGTCTCCTGACCCTCGGCATCAATGATGACTTTCACCGGAGCCAATTCTCCTTGGGAGAACTGTTCTCCAATAACGGTGAAACCTTCACGAGAAGGAACATCTTCCGGGAAGGAAGATAACAGGTCATATGTGAATTTGATCTGTGTTGAGAATGTCGCTAGTCCACCTAGGAGCACCAGGGTTACGATCAGCACAGTCCACGGCTTCGTAACAACTGTACGCCCGATCCAGCTTTCTTTCACTTTGCGCGGAGCTGGAGCTGGTTTGCCTTTTTTCTTGGCACGTTCTACTTCCATCTCATGTGTACGCGGTACGAACGGGTAGAACGACCCCCGACCGAAGATAGCGAGCAGCGCTGGAACCAGCGTCAGACTTGCAATAAACATGATGAAGATGGACAAACTGAAAGGTACGGCAAAACGGTGATATGCCCCGTATTCAGCGAGTAACAGTACAAGCAATGCCGCAACGACAGTGAATCCGCTCATCGCAATGGCACCGGATGAACCCGTAATCGCCTGGAAGAGAGCTTTCTTTTTGTCCGGCTCATGGTAGAGAATTTGGCGGAATCTAGAGATCATGAACAGACAGTAATCCGTTCCCGCCCCGAACAAGAGTACCGTCATAATTGAAATGGACTGAGCATCAACGGTGATCCATCCTTGATCTGCCATGAATCCCAGAATCGGACTCGTCACCATATATGCGAACCCTACTGCGATAATTGGAATAATCGCGAGTACCGGGGAACGATAGATTAATAACAACAACACAAGTACGAGTATAACTGTAGCAATGAGCAGCGATACATCAGCAGAAGAGAATAATCCGCTGGCATCAATGGATATGCCGACTGGTCCTGTAACGCGTGCGCTGAGTGAACTTGCATCATCAACCGCTACTTCAAACGGGTTCACTCCGAAGATCTCTGCCGTTTTCTCCTGCAGTGCATCGATGCCTTTCTCCAGCTGCTCCGCATCGGCTCCTTCGTTGAAGAAGAGCGGCATAACAAGCGTGCTACCATCTTCGGACAGTTGTCCTTGAATTGCCTGTGGTGGCAATTGATACAGCGGTACTACCGCTTGCTGCTCTTCCACTGGGTCTTGATCCAGTCGCTCTGTCAGCGCTTGAATCTGCTTAATATGTTCATCCGTGAGTCCACCAGCCTGATGCCATACAATCAATGCTGGCAAGCCTTCCCCACCAGGGAATTCTCTCTGAGCTACTACAGCAGCTTGCACAGATGGTTTAGAATCGCTCAGATCCTGAGCATTATTCGTTTCCCGATCATTCACAGCCGGCCAAACTAAACCGAGTACTACCGCTATGATGATCCACACCAAAAGTGTTACCCACTTACTTCGTTTGCCAGCAACCCAGCGGCCGTAACCCGAACCTTCTTGCATTGTCTTCTCATCTCCCTATCCTGATATATATATAGATTGATCTAAACTATTTACACTAGCCACTTCGATGACAGAATAATGTTCCGATCGCTGTTATCCCCAGATTTTTTTGATTCCCTTCTCAAAAGGGAAAAATCCCGTGATAAAGGCGAACGCTTCGCTTCTTCAATTATTTCTGTCCTCTCCGTTCTGGTGTAAATATTAGCTCAATCTATATAGAACTTATTATAGAAATGAACCGTGGGTCATTGTATAATCGAATTAATTATATATACCGGAAGGTTAATTTTGCAATACTAAAATTATGAACAATTTTGAACAGTAATCTTTTACGTAAAGAGGTATCCACAATGAACTCTAAACAACGCACTTCCCGCTCACCTGGCAGACCGAAGGCTGGCTCTGATCAAGCATCAACGCAGTCGAAAATTCTGATGACGGCATCCAAGCTATTCATGGAACACGGATACGAACCTGTATCCCTACAACAGATCGCGTCCCAATGTCATGTGACCAAGGCATCTATCTATTACCACTTCTCCAGCAAACCTGAGCTTTTCACAACAGCCATTACCCGTATGATGGCTATGGCGATGCAGCAGACCGCACGACGGCTAGATGAGCCCGGATCGTTGCGGCAACGGCTTCAGAATGTAGCCGAGGTGAAGATGGAGCAATCTCATATTGATACAGAAACGATGATGCGCGAAGCCGAAACCTATCTAAACGAAGAGCAACTCACCCAGATCCGTGCGGCCGAGTTACAGATCTATGAGGTGCTGGCTGTACATTTCCAGCGCGAGATGGATAATGGTTACCTCCGCCCTGCGAACCCCATGCTGCTCGCTCATGCATTTACGTCCCTGCTCATGCTTGCGAATCGGGAAGATGTACGCAACATGCATGCCAGCATTGCAGCGCTTGCCCAGCAACTTGTCGGCCTATTTCTGGATGGCGCTGTTCAAGGGAACTAAGATCAAGGAGAGCTGCGCCATGCCTTCGCGAGTGCTTCAATCCCATGGTCAATTTGGGTGGCTTCAATACCCGCAAAACCAATGATAAATTCCTTTTTGCCATCCTTCGGACTGCTGGCTTCTCCCCATAGATACTCCGTGGAACTCACTTGTACACCCGTCTCAGCTGCTGCGCGTACCAATACTGGGGCTGTCTGAGATGACGTTATACGCAATACCAGATGAAAGCCTGCATTCTGTCCGCTAATCTCGGCTTGCTCGCCAAAATGTCTGCGAATGGATTGAACGAGGAGATCATGTTTTCGTTTATAGAGGTTTCGCATTTTGCGGATATGCTTGCCAAGCTCTCCTTCACGCATAAATACTTCTAACGTCCGCTGGATGAGCCGGGAAGCCG
It includes:
- a CDS encoding Na-translocating system protein MpsC family protein; its protein translation is MELLDSNESKKKMCQYYNEISKELFGFGTTLLRVTVDQNIVTFFAKHRRSPRSDALEGEAPGLKLEVDFRMSVLYKKKFREKLEQHMGLPIEAVLRDYDASTQWAITNVILEQA
- a CDS encoding zinc ribbon domain-containing protein yields the protein MKCPVCNHENENASFCERCGSNLTEVASTSSPAGASPDYESAAASESEYTRWSSKQDSPNHAPQDSSSNTSAPIPIRQPQEQAHTTENQASGDQQNNQWNNMMQNEKVQQAKEVSKQYASYFLSVLVRPYQAMKSVGEQHSFNGWLTMALIAVLSSTYFLIAFSSMEIPGIFISGFIRPLLLTAIMLIIAVALMYIILKVEKLTFRPKILVAQYGALLVPAVAALVLANVFTIISFSFSLYFVAIAYIIVIVGMNAVVFQYPLNRSKAAIDSIYTVLIANIVLVYVVYRLLLETLLSILSLFYSSFWRM
- a CDS encoding DUF3105 domain-containing protein, translating into MDPHMDHMQMNHEAGTSYLWLIIGAVILLLSIVAYVWASRTQGSIVAHMKKDERAIVKRKSRTIRITAHAMLGVSIVVIALFFMQGAFTKYIVADLNANATIDVTDDPYYGASHTEDPINYEMTIPTSGPHNPHDIKFGFYTDFPGYPYLVHNLEHGDIIIYYREDATDQLKDHLKYLTKFREAGAGILAVPNKDIPEGSEVVVTAWTKTMKLATFDDAKVGAFIQKYINQGPEKIPASIRQGGGTM
- a CDS encoding methyl-accepting chemotaxis protein, with the translated sequence MNSLFMRIFLFFSCLMLAAGAVLGVTMYRSSAELVEQSMGMQAQAVAERAAQSIDVAQYAPLSTGQNETDYYGTLREQLSQLREANGLKYLYTLGKREENGTATYYYVVDGVAADVSEDDFSPYGSVEETQYEGMLQAFANNESVHGELTQDEYGATITAYVPIHGTNGEVLGVVGADLDSTAVYDLMTRNRMTMIWTALVIVLLSVLLVYGFAHYLTRPLVRLKKIIAQVGKGDLTVDVELGRKDEVGQLATEFKHLVTDTRNVMAGIRKSSDSLLKAAEGVSVHSRATAEASQRIAKHTDHTAQGATEQVARAGEVTIAMEEITRSMQHIAHSASLVAGVSQETTLNAVQGQANINTAIDRMDKIHQANTQMSLSTLQLEQYSSKIESVALLMKGIASQTSLLALNASIEAARAGEHGNGFAVVASEVRKLATESEQSSLHVSELIAEITHQTQVLSEHMSASTTEVQSGLVVVQEAGRSFTSIHSGIDTINERLHEVSAASEQLSASAEEISASVENMEHISRESSSSIQEVSAATGGQLQSMGEISASAESLRVLSSELNGLIARFKI
- a CDS encoding nucleoside hydrolase; translated protein: MTNQLNVYFNHDGGVDDLVSLFMLLQMDNVNVTGVSVIPADGYLEPATDASRKIIDRFGTYSVEVSKSNSRGKNPFPAAWRLHSFYVDALPVLNESGKMEAPLSTLPAHKHLIEKVRNTEGKTLLLFTGPLTDLARALDEAPDIEEKIDKLVWMGGTFEKGNVEEPEHDGTAEWNVFWDPEAAYRVWESGIQIDLVALESTNKVPLTPAVRNRWAAERRFEGVDFLGNCYAGCPPLVYSETNSTYYLWDVLTTASVGREDIVKKKTVNCIVIPDGPSQGRTVEQADGRPVQLVYDTDPEAFFTYMTDLGKKAAPQRY
- a CDS encoding MMPL family transporter; protein product: MQEGSGYGRWVAGKRSKWVTLLVWIIIAVVLGLVWPAVNDRETNNAQDLSDSKPSVQAAVVAQREFPGGEGLPALIVWHQAGGLTDEHIKQIQALTERLDQDPVEEQQAVVPLYQLPPQAIQGQLSEDGSTLVMPLFFNEGADAEQLEKGIDALQEKTAEIFGVNPFEVAVDDASSLSARVTGPVGISIDASGLFSSADVSLLIATVILVLVLLLLIYRSPVLAIIPIIAVGFAYMVTSPILGFMADQGWITVDAQSISIMTVLLFGAGTDYCLFMISRFRQILYHEPDKKKALFQAITGSSGAIAMSGFTVVAALLVLLLAEYGAYHRFAVPFSLSIFIMFIASLTLVPALLAIFGRGSFYPFVPRTHEMEVERAKKKGKPAPAPRKVKESWIGRTVVTKPWTVLIVTLVLLGGLATFSTQIKFTYDLLSSFPEDVPSREGFTVIGEQFSQGELAPVKVIIDAEGQETDLQSKLEALDYVSKVGYAQQGAENANITAYDVEFNLNPYSMEAMQHIPDLRATAEQALKDAGISNADTHVWIDGQTAEQYDIEVAGERDAKIIIPVVIGMITLLLLLYLRSVVATAYLIATVVLSFFSALGLGWLIIHYGLGADAIQGAIPLYSFVFLVALGEDYNIFMISSIWQKRKTMPLRQAIKEGVGETGSVITSAGLILAGTFAVLATLPIQVLVQFGIITAVGVMLDTFLVRPFMVPAITTLLGKWAFWPGKYVPIAEKQEEKQV
- a CDS encoding TetR/AcrR family transcriptional regulator, with the protein product MNSKQRTSRSPGRPKAGSDQASTQSKILMTASKLFMEHGYEPVSLQQIASQCHVTKASIYYHFSSKPELFTTAITRMMAMAMQQTARRLDEPGSLRQRLQNVAEVKMEQSHIDTETMMREAETYLNEEQLTQIRAAELQIYEVLAVHFQREMDNGYLRPANPMLLAHAFTSLLMLANREDVRNMHASIAALAQQLVGLFLDGAVQGN